From Cyclobacteriaceae bacterium, a single genomic window includes:
- a CDS encoding helix-turn-helix transcriptional regulator has product MSQDELAKHLGTKGPAIGRYERDEMKPSIEAAAKMAELLDISLDYLVGKTDVLLDSKITKRIMEIQKLSADEQKTVFSFLDAFLRDTKTRKAYA; this is encoded by the coding sequence ATCTCCCAGGATGAGCTCGCAAAGCACTTGGGAACAAAAGGCCCGGCCATTGGACGATACGAGCGCGATGAGATGAAGCCCTCTATTGAAGCAGCCGCCAAGATGGCTGAACTATTGGATATATCGCTCGATTACCTGGTAGGTAAAACCGATGTGCTGTTAGACAGCAAGATCACAAAACGGATTATGGAGATTCAGAAGCTCAGCGCGGATGAACAAAAAACGGTATTCTCTTTTCTCGATGCCTTTCTAAGAGATACTAAAACACGTAAAGCGTACGCTTAA
- a CDS encoding CHASE2 domain-containing protein, which produces MKRFRFIAVVTVHALFLVVFSFFLLGISYSYENESSIISGVSVLKNVIFGLEEKPSRKDFLLINVSYEKALNPKLDEFGFSIGNEAITNRESLAKLFEKTSAFNNHTYIVCDVFLEQSSPADSLLLQNVQRTSNIVFPFHAVEGVMTMPVIKVPTAFSDYDSDFGNFLKYKFIQYDTCSTIALKMYKDIHHASYTSGLLFDRKNDHRALKSFIIEFPIRQYDIFRDDTLGYHSFHLGNLLELPDPLLRDILKDKIIVVGDFLEEDLHQTIYGTTAGPLIHLNAYLNLRDNKNNLSGWFFLYLFSCYLLFSYVLIRNVSLVHLRVIQWIQKSKAGSFIFDYLKYAFFLLIMSIVSYLVFGIHLNILIMSLYFSLAEYVIEYIDSKRKLKLSHP; this is translated from the coding sequence TTGAAAAGATTTCGATTCATTGCGGTTGTCACTGTTCATGCACTGTTCCTCGTTGTCTTTTCTTTCTTTTTGCTGGGCATTTCCTATTCGTATGAAAACGAATCGAGCATCATTTCAGGTGTATCCGTTTTAAAGAATGTGATCTTTGGCCTGGAAGAGAAGCCTTCCCGGAAAGATTTCCTGCTGATCAACGTCTCCTACGAAAAAGCATTGAACCCAAAGCTCGATGAGTTTGGCTTCAGCATTGGCAATGAAGCCATCACCAACCGGGAAAGCCTGGCCAAGCTGTTTGAAAAGACTTCGGCCTTTAATAATCACACGTATATTGTCTGTGATGTATTCCTGGAGCAGTCTTCTCCAGCCGACAGTCTTCTGTTGCAGAACGTACAGCGAACCAGCAACATTGTATTTCCCTTTCACGCAGTTGAGGGTGTGATGACCATGCCCGTGATAAAAGTACCGACTGCCTTTTCAGATTATGATTCCGACTTCGGGAATTTCTTAAAGTATAAGTTCATTCAGTATGACACATGCAGCACCATTGCTCTGAAAATGTATAAGGACATTCACCATGCTTCCTATACTTCCGGATTGCTGTTCGACAGGAAGAATGACCATCGTGCACTGAAGTCTTTTATCATTGAATTCCCCATCCGTCAGTATGATATTTTCCGCGATGATACTTTGGGATATCATTCATTCCATCTGGGTAACCTGCTTGAACTTCCTGATCCGCTCCTACGGGATATCCTGAAAGACAAGATCATTGTGGTCGGTGATTTCCTGGAAGAAGATCTGCATCAGACGATCTATGGTACCACGGCAGGGCCATTGATCCATTTAAATGCATATCTCAACCTTCGCGACAATAAGAACAATCTCAGCGGTTGGTTCTTTCTGTACCTCTTCTCATGCTACCTGCTGTTCTCTTATGTGCTGATCAGAAATGTAAGCCTTGTTCACCTGCGTGTGATTCAGTGGATACAGAAAAGCAAAGCAGGATCCTTTATTTTCGATTACCTGAAGTATGCATTCTTTTTGCTGATCATGTCCATCGTGTCATATCTCGTCTTCGGAATTCATTTAAATATATTGATCATGAGTCTTTACTTCAGTCTCGCGGAATATGTGATCGAGTACATAGATTCGAAAAGAAAATTAAAACTATCCCATCCATGA
- a CDS encoding PAS domain-containing protein, producing the protein MNLGQDVQKSFSQIVKKLAKDAPDQKFDNSLEVNKKILSLFQVGDYYYYIFNLKTAQFDFISPEVEKVLGYKPEDLNTSIFISSIHPDDAPWFVNFENKVGEFFAALRPDQILKYKVRYDYRIRKANGDYIRILQQVVTVQYDENNGGILRTLGIHTDITHLKKDGEPLLSLIGLEDEPSYINVDVKKIFSPARPLITDREKEILRHLIEGMRSKEIAERLSISYETVNEHRKNMLRKTNATSTPELVAMAVKKGWV; encoded by the coding sequence ATGAATCTTGGTCAGGATGTCCAGAAAAGTTTTTCCCAGATCGTAAAAAAGCTGGCAAAGGATGCACCCGACCAGAAATTTGACAACAGCCTGGAAGTCAACAAAAAGATACTCAGCCTCTTCCAGGTTGGAGATTACTACTATTATATTTTTAACCTTAAGACCGCACAGTTTGATTTTATCAGCCCCGAAGTTGAAAAAGTCCTGGGCTATAAGCCGGAAGACCTCAACACTTCGATCTTCATCAGCTCCATCCACCCCGACGATGCTCCCTGGTTTGTCAATTTTGAAAATAAAGTCGGGGAGTTTTTCGCCGCCCTCCGTCCCGATCAGATCCTGAAATATAAAGTGCGATATGATTACAGGATCAGGAAAGCCAACGGCGACTATATCCGGATCCTCCAGCAGGTCGTCACCGTTCAATACGACGAGAACAACGGCGGTATATTAAGAACCCTCGGAATCCATACCGACATCACGCATCTTAAGAAGGATGGCGAACCTTTGCTTTCGCTCATCGGTCTTGAGGACGAACCTTCTTACATCAATGTAGATGTCAAAAAGATATTTTCCCCGGCGCGACCTCTCATCACCGATCGTGAAAAGGAAATTCTCAGACATCTGATAGAAGGTATGCGCAGCAAGGAAATAGCTGAACGTCTTTCCATCAGCTATGAGACTGTCAATGAACATCGAAAGAACATGCTTCGCAAGACAAACGCTACCAGCACCCCCGAGCTCGTTGCCATGGCCGTCAAGAAAGGGTGGGTGTAA
- a CDS encoding DUF3536 domain-containing protein produces MSENKFICIHGHFYQPPRENAWLEIIEIQDSAHPYHDWNERISAECYAPNTASRILDKVGGVIKNISNNYSRISFNFGPTLLSWMEVYDKHTYKAVLDADKESIEKFDGHGSAMAQVFNHMILPLANRRDKETQVIWGIRDFERRFKRKPEGMWLAETAVDTESLEILAEQGIIFTVLAPRQAKAIRKKGDESWQDVNDQTVDTKKAYRCNLPSGKSIVLFFYDGNISQGVAFNGLLYDGKGFADRLVSSFDNGSTSPQLVHIATDGETYGHHHKHGDMALASCLDSIDKLEDVSLINYASFIAKFPPDYEAQIIENSSWSCVHGIERWRSNCGCNSGKPGYTQTWRQPLRETLDWLRDALAQIFETEGKKIFRDSWEARNEYIKIILKRTEDKVARFMKDQALPEADVNKALRLMEMQRHAMLMYTSCGWFFDEISGIETVQVIQYACRAIQLSKQLTDQDLEGEFLARLEKAPSNVFLYENGANVYRKLVLPSKTNLSRVGMHYAVSSIFEEEPENLPLFNYQATNEIFVKKEAGEQKLVLGITRVKSLVTRSEKRFAFAVIYLGKHDIIGNLSLDIELDKFASMQFRMVDAFEDGRLGDVISIMQTYFGPEKYSIWSLFKEEKRKILDTIAKEGMEDLESSLRRTYNRDYPLVNALSNNDIPIPNAYKTTFEYILNADLLKCFQPERINVKNLERIVGEIARWSLSIEDPGNVERLAGESIFKELQRVSNERENLKRIQRLNRLFPILKKFKLEPNLYLSQNLYFKMSLEHKEPVHAELNAEWVEQFSLLGDNLGVKVEVSE; encoded by the coding sequence GTGTCAGAGAATAAATTCATTTGCATCCACGGTCACTTCTATCAGCCGCCCCGTGAAAACGCCTGGCTTGAGATCATAGAGATACAGGATAGTGCACATCCTTACCACGACTGGAACGAACGCATCAGCGCTGAGTGTTACGCACCCAATACAGCATCGCGCATTCTGGATAAGGTAGGCGGTGTTATTAAAAACATCAGCAACAATTACTCGCGCATCAGTTTCAATTTCGGTCCGACACTTTTATCATGGATGGAAGTGTACGACAAGCATACCTATAAGGCTGTGCTGGATGCCGATAAGGAAAGTATAGAGAAGTTTGACGGTCATGGTTCTGCGATGGCGCAGGTCTTCAATCACATGATCCTTCCGTTGGCAAACCGCCGTGATAAAGAGACGCAGGTGATCTGGGGCATCCGCGACTTTGAAAGAAGATTCAAAAGAAAGCCGGAAGGGATGTGGCTGGCGGAGACAGCAGTAGATACCGAGTCACTGGAAATTCTTGCAGAGCAGGGGATCATCTTTACAGTGTTGGCTCCCCGTCAGGCAAAAGCCATTCGGAAAAAAGGAGACGAATCATGGCAGGATGTCAACGACCAGACCGTCGACACCAAAAAAGCATATCGATGCAATCTTCCTTCCGGGAAAAGTATTGTGCTGTTCTTTTACGATGGAAATATTTCCCAGGGTGTTGCCTTCAATGGATTGCTGTATGATGGAAAGGGTTTCGCTGACAGACTGGTAAGTTCATTTGATAATGGAAGCACTTCACCGCAGCTTGTTCACATTGCAACAGACGGGGAAACCTATGGTCATCATCACAAGCATGGTGACATGGCGCTTGCTTCCTGCCTGGACTCCATTGATAAGCTGGAAGATGTAAGTCTTATTAACTATGCATCCTTCATTGCAAAGTTTCCACCGGATTATGAGGCGCAGATCATTGAGAATAGTTCATGGAGCTGTGTGCATGGTATCGAGCGATGGCGCAGCAACTGCGGATGTAATTCCGGTAAGCCAGGCTATACTCAGACATGGAGACAGCCGTTGAGAGAAACACTTGACTGGCTCCGGGATGCTCTTGCGCAGATATTCGAGACAGAAGGGAAAAAGATATTCCGTGATTCATGGGAAGCACGCAATGAATACATCAAGATCATATTAAAGAGGACAGAGGATAAGGTCGCAAGGTTTATGAAAGACCAGGCGTTACCTGAAGCAGATGTCAACAAGGCGTTACGCTTGATGGAGATGCAGCGTCATGCCATGCTGATGTACACCAGCTGTGGATGGTTCTTTGATGAGATATCAGGAATTGAAACCGTTCAAGTTATTCAATATGCTTGTCGTGCGATTCAGCTTTCAAAGCAGTTGACAGATCAGGATCTCGAAGGTGAATTCCTTGCTCGTCTTGAGAAAGCTCCCAGCAATGTTTTTCTTTATGAGAACGGCGCCAATGTTTATCGCAAGCTTGTGCTGCCTTCGAAGACAAACTTATCCAGGGTGGGAATGCACTATGCGGTGTCTTCCATCTTTGAAGAAGAGCCGGAGAACCTTCCGCTGTTCAACTACCAGGCGACCAATGAGATTTTCGTAAAAAAGGAAGCCGGTGAGCAAAAGCTGGTACTGGGAATCACAAGAGTGAAGTCGCTGGTAACCCGATCGGAAAAACGATTTGCATTTGCGGTAATCTATCTTGGCAAGCATGATATCATTGGAAACCTTTCGCTGGATATTGAACTGGATAAATTTGCCAGCATGCAATTCCGCATGGTCGATGCTTTTGAAGATGGAAGGTTGGGAGATGTGATCAGCATTATGCAGACTTACTTTGGTCCTGAGAAGTATTCGATCTGGTCATTGTTTAAAGAGGAGAAACGAAAGATCCTGGATACCATCGCCAAGGAAGGGATGGAAGATCTGGAGAGTTCGTTACGCAGAACCTACAACCGCGATTATCCACTGGTGAATGCATTATCCAACAATGACATTCCGATTCCAAATGCATACAAGACCACGTTCGAGTATATTCTGAATGCAGATCTGCTGAAGTGTTTTCAGCCGGAGCGAATCAATGTAAAGAACCTGGAGAGAATTGTAGGGGAGATTGCACGATGGAGCCTGAGCATTGAAGATCCGGGTAATGTTGAACGCCTGGCAGGGGAGAGTATCTTTAAAGAGCTTCAGCGCGTGAGCAATGAACGTGAAAACTTAAAACGCATTCAGCGGTTGAACAGGTTGTTCCCGATATTAAAGAAGTTCAAGCTTGAACCAAATCTCTACCTGAGCCAGAACCTTTATTTTAAAATGTCGCTCGAGCATAAAGAGCCGGTCCATGCTGAGCTTAATGCAGAATGGGTGGAGCAGTTTTCTTTGCTGGGTGATAATCTGGGGGTGAAGGTTGAAGTGAGTGAATGA
- the glgB gene encoding 1,4-alpha-glucan branching protein GlgB, producing the protein MGKKATGKRTSTSGESFSLLTDFDIHLFKSGKHFKLYEKLGAHAAEFKGKTGTYFAVWAPNAKAVSAIGNFNQWNDGASKLNPRWDESGIWEGFFADVHKGEAYKFAIHSNSGEYLEKADPFATFAEVAPKTASIVWEAEHDWKDKHWLDERKKQTGKAKPYSVYEVHMGSWRRKPEDGNRSLSYRELAVEMVDYVKEMGFTHVEFLPVMEHPFFGSWGYQLTGYFAPTSRFGTPEDFMFLVDAFHAAEIGVILDWVPSHFPGDAHGLFKFDGTHLFEHADPRKGFHPDWSSYIYNYGRPEVRSFLISNAMFWLERFHIDGLRVDAVASMLYLDYSRKAGEWIPNEYGGNENIEAIVFLKEFNETVYGQYPDTVSIAEESTAWPGVSKPTYLGGLGFGQKWMMGWMHDTLRYFKNDPIHRKYHQNDITFSVMYAFTENFMLPLSHDEVVHGKGSLIGRMPGDEWNKFANLRLLYSYMYAHPGTKLLFMGAEFGQTAEWNHDRSLDWHLTENGYHKGVMKVIQDLNHLYKSEPAMYRYAFEHTGFEWVDYGDRENSVIIFMRKGEHPEDTLVMICNFTPAPRNSYRVGVPTRGSWKEIFNSDDMKYGGSGLLNQSLMNTSPVKFHGKDYSVTMTLPPLGLSVLKLHEEVKEFEIGS; encoded by the coding sequence ATGGGTAAAAAAGCTACCGGAAAACGGACTTCCACCAGCGGAGAAAGTTTTAGCCTCCTGACAGATTTTGATATTCATTTATTCAAATCCGGAAAGCATTTCAAGCTTTATGAAAAGCTTGGAGCACACGCGGCTGAGTTCAAAGGAAAAACAGGGACATACTTTGCTGTCTGGGCACCTAATGCTAAAGCCGTTTCTGCTATTGGAAATTTCAATCAATGGAATGATGGTGCCAGTAAGCTGAATCCTCGTTGGGATGAATCCGGAATATGGGAAGGATTCTTTGCTGACGTTCATAAAGGTGAGGCTTACAAGTTTGCCATTCATTCCAACTCAGGAGAATATCTGGAGAAGGCAGATCCGTTTGCAACATTTGCTGAAGTAGCACCCAAGACTGCTTCCATTGTATGGGAGGCAGAGCACGATTGGAAAGACAAGCATTGGCTTGATGAACGCAAGAAACAAACTGGTAAAGCGAAACCATACTCTGTATATGAAGTTCACATGGGAAGCTGGCGACGTAAGCCCGAAGACGGCAACCGTTCTCTTTCCTACCGTGAGCTTGCAGTAGAGATGGTTGACTATGTTAAAGAGATGGGCTTCACGCACGTGGAATTTTTACCCGTGATGGAGCATCCGTTTTTTGGATCATGGGGTTATCAGCTGACCGGCTATTTCGCACCTACCAGCCGATTTGGTACACCGGAAGATTTTATGTTCCTCGTCGATGCATTCCACGCCGCAGAAATAGGTGTGATCCTCGATTGGGTTCCTTCTCATTTTCCCGGAGATGCACACGGCCTCTTTAAGTTTGATGGAACTCATCTCTTTGAACATGCCGATCCGCGTAAAGGATTTCATCCCGACTGGAGCAGCTACATTTATAATTACGGTCGCCCGGAAGTAAGATCTTTTTTAATAAGCAATGCAATGTTCTGGCTGGAGAGATTTCACATCGACGGACTTCGTGTTGATGCCGTGGCTTCCATGCTTTATCTCGACTATTCGCGCAAAGCAGGAGAGTGGATACCCAATGAATATGGCGGGAATGAAAATATTGAAGCCATCGTATTCTTAAAGGAGTTCAATGAAACCGTATATGGACAATATCCTGATACAGTTTCTATCGCAGAAGAATCTACCGCATGGCCGGGTGTTTCAAAGCCTACCTATTTGGGTGGACTTGGCTTCGGACAGAAGTGGATGATGGGATGGATGCACGATACGCTCCGTTATTTCAAGAACGATCCGATCCATCGCAAGTATCATCAGAACGACATCACCTTCAGTGTCATGTATGCCTTTACGGAAAACTTTATGCTTCCGCTTTCGCATGATGAAGTGGTGCATGGAAAAGGATCATTGATCGGCAGAATGCCCGGTGACGAGTGGAACAAGTTTGCCAACCTTCGCCTGTTGTACTCCTACATGTATGCACACCCTGGAACGAAATTACTTTTCATGGGAGCAGAGTTCGGTCAGACCGCCGAGTGGAATCACGACCGCAGTCTCGACTGGCATTTAACAGAGAATGGCTATCATAAAGGCGTCATGAAAGTGATCCAGGACCTGAATCATTTATATAAGTCAGAACCTGCCATGTATCGCTATGCGTTTGAACATACCGGCTTCGAGTGGGTTGACTATGGTGATCGTGAGAACAGCGTGATCATCTTCATGCGTAAAGGCGAGCATCCGGAGGATACGCTGGTGATGATCTGTAACTTTACACCTGCACCACGTAATTCTTACAGAGTAGGAGTGCCAACACGCGGATCCTGGAAAGAGATATTCAATTCCGACGACATGAAGTATGGTGGAAGCGGATTGCTCAATCAGTCTCTCATGAATACTTCTCCTGTCAAATTTCATGGCAAGGATTATTCTGTAACGATGACCCTGCCTCCGTTGGGACTTTCTGTATTGAAATTACACGAAGAGGTAAAAGAGTTTGAAATTGGAAGTTAA
- the treS gene encoding maltose alpha-D-glucosyltransferase, with translation MAAQSKNDPLWFKDAVFYELSVRSFFDSNGDGIGDFQGLLQKLDYIEDLGVNTLWLLPFYPSPLKDDGFDVTEHCDIHSDCGTLADFKLFLKEAHRRGLRVITELVLNHTSDQHPWFQKSRKARAGSRYKDYYVWSDTPEKYEEARVMFASQEASNWTWDHEAKSYYWHRFNHYQPELNYDNSEVQLEMIKTADFWLKLGVDGFRLPSVSFLFEEEGTSSENLPQTHDFLKRLRAHIDKEYKDRILIAEANLWPEDAASYFGDGQECHMNFNYPLMPRLFLALRTEDSYPIIDIMEQTPATPPNCQWALFLRNHDEIGLEMVTEEEKDYLFKAYANDPDTKHNIGIRRRLAPLLNNDRRKIELLYTILFSLPGTPVLYYGDEIGMGDNVYLGDRFGIRTPMQWNMNLNAGFSTANPQKLYLPIISDPAYRYESVNVSTQEENFSSLNWWVKNVIAMRKRLHVFGSGDLKFIESSNAKVLCFVRSLDKQRIIVVANLSQFSQATTLNLAEFKDCDITEAFSQNRFMGVGDGDYSITIGPYGYFWFQVDDQEKKELPGTHAELQLFKTDSSWEKVFNHYDEIRTFERKILQPFMKKCRWFGGKAKIISKMSIHKVVPLKVEGTTHYMTIIEVHYVQRLPEFYFLPMVFVPSEVLLERIEYTAQSVVCRAEIQNKTGFILDSSYDRVFRDFLFSSMAKEQRVKDGEGVLEFNASVFSKIKLDTVESKVLKVDSSNTAILYNDQYFFKFYRKIEKEINPDLEIARFLSENTNFRNSPKYSGSVEYRDDEGKTIVFGLLQEKVDNQGDAWNMTIDSVGRFYERVMAKAKKEKLPKLINKPAITFEEAPELLQEFIGRGFYERVVRLGQRTAEMHLALASDTSNPAFAPEYFTSNYQRSLYSSLRKLLKDRFKMLRQSMSKLNAETQELAQRVLGMEDTILECFSEIYQIRINGIKTRIHGDYHLGQVLFTGKDFIIIDFEGEPGFSFSERRLKKSPYKDVAGMMRSFHYAAFGKILLNENYREQDLEFLESWAEQWQHYVGRFYLGAYMEKMGLGTELPYEDDVLIRTYLIEKAVYELGYELNGRPDWTVIPLRGIEYQVNRYLQDKEKKKTSNRK, from the coding sequence ATGGCTGCGCAATCTAAAAATGATCCTCTCTGGTTTAAAGACGCTGTCTTTTACGAGCTGAGTGTCCGCTCGTTCTTTGACAGCAACGGAGATGGCATTGGAGATTTTCAGGGTTTACTGCAAAAGCTTGATTACATCGAAGACCTTGGTGTCAACACGCTTTGGTTATTGCCATTTTACCCGTCGCCATTAAAAGATGATGGTTTTGATGTTACAGAACATTGTGATATTCATTCTGATTGTGGAACCCTTGCCGACTTCAAGCTTTTTCTGAAAGAAGCACATCGCAGAGGACTGCGCGTCATTACTGAGTTGGTGCTTAACCATACTTCCGATCAGCATCCATGGTTTCAGAAATCACGCAAAGCAAGAGCAGGCTCCCGTTATAAGGATTATTACGTGTGGAGTGATACTCCCGAAAAATACGAAGAGGCCCGTGTCATGTTTGCAAGTCAGGAAGCATCGAACTGGACATGGGATCATGAAGCAAAATCATATTACTGGCATCGGTTCAATCATTACCAGCCTGAATTGAATTATGATAATTCGGAAGTTCAGCTTGAAATGATCAAGACTGCCGACTTCTGGCTAAAGCTGGGGGTAGATGGATTCCGTCTTCCATCTGTTTCTTTTCTTTTTGAAGAGGAAGGAACCAGCAGTGAAAATCTTCCACAGACGCATGACTTTCTGAAAAGACTCCGTGCTCATATTGATAAAGAATATAAAGACAGAATTCTGATTGCTGAAGCAAACCTCTGGCCTGAAGATGCAGCTTCCTACTTTGGAGATGGACAGGAATGTCACATGAATTTTAATTACCCGCTGATGCCGCGATTGTTCCTGGCATTGCGGACAGAAGATAGCTATCCGATCATTGATATCATGGAGCAGACTCCGGCGACACCACCGAATTGTCAGTGGGCGTTGTTCCTGAGAAACCATGATGAGATCGGATTGGAGATGGTCACCGAAGAAGAAAAAGATTATCTGTTCAAGGCGTATGCAAATGATCCGGATACCAAGCACAACATAGGTATTCGCAGAAGACTTGCCCCGTTATTGAACAACGACCGACGGAAGATTGAACTATTGTACACGATCCTGTTCTCCCTTCCCGGAACACCGGTATTATATTATGGAGATGAGATAGGAATGGGGGATAACGTTTATCTCGGCGATCGCTTTGGTATCCGTACTCCCATGCAGTGGAATATGAATCTCAATGCAGGATTCTCCACCGCCAATCCTCAGAAGCTTTATCTGCCGATCATTTCCGATCCGGCCTATCGTTATGAGTCTGTAAACGTTTCCACACAGGAAGAGAACTTCTCATCGCTCAACTGGTGGGTGAAGAATGTTATTGCCATGCGCAAACGTCTCCATGTATTCGGAAGTGGTGACCTGAAGTTTATTGAAAGTTCCAATGCAAAGGTATTGTGCTTTGTGCGCAGCCTGGACAAACAACGGATCATTGTCGTAGCCAATCTTTCACAATTTTCACAAGCGACTACCCTTAACCTTGCTGAGTTCAAGGACTGTGATATCACAGAAGCATTTAGTCAGAACAGATTTATGGGCGTCGGAGATGGAGACTATTCTATCACCATCGGCCCGTACGGATATTTCTGGTTCCAGGTGGATGACCAGGAGAAGAAAGAATTGCCGGGTACCCATGCAGAGCTTCAATTGTTTAAAACGGATTCATCATGGGAGAAAGTGTTTAATCACTATGATGAGATCCGCACGTTTGAAAGAAAGATCTTACAGCCCTTCATGAAGAAGTGCCGGTGGTTTGGCGGTAAAGCCAAGATCATCAGCAAGATGAGTATTCATAAAGTAGTTCCTTTAAAGGTAGAAGGAACAACGCATTACATGACGATCATAGAAGTTCACTATGTTCAGCGACTGCCTGAGTTCTATTTTCTTCCTATGGTATTTGTTCCATCAGAAGTGCTGCTGGAGCGAATTGAGTACACAGCTCAGAGTGTAGTGTGTCGCGCGGAGATACAAAACAAAACAGGATTTATACTGGACAGCAGTTACGATCGGGTATTCCGGGATTTCCTTTTCTCCAGCATGGCAAAGGAACAGCGTGTAAAAGACGGAGAGGGCGTACTCGAGTTCAATGCCAGCGTATTCTCAAAGATCAAACTGGATACAGTTGAGTCAAAGGTTCTTAAAGTGGACTCCAGCAATACTGCCATCCTTTATAATGATCAGTATTTCTTTAAGTTCTATCGGAAGATTGAAAAGGAGATCAATCCTGATCTTGAGATAGCAAGATTCCTTTCTGAAAACACAAACTTCAGGAACAGTCCTAAGTATTCAGGAAGTGTTGAATACCGCGACGATGAGGGAAAGACCATCGTCTTTGGATTGCTGCAAGAGAAAGTTGACAACCAGGGAGATGCCTGGAACATGACAATCGACTCTGTCGGTCGTTTCTATGAGCGCGTCATGGCGAAAGCTAAAAAGGAAAAGCTTCCAAAGCTTATCAACAAACCTGCTATTACATTTGAAGAAGCTCCGGAATTGCTTCAGGAATTTATCGGCCGTGGATTCTATGAACGCGTGGTTCGTCTCGGTCAGCGTACTGCTGAGATGCACCTCGCTCTCGCATCCGACACATCGAATCCTGCCTTTGCACCTGAGTATTTTACCAGCAACTACCAGCGATCACTCTATTCATCTTTGAGAAAGTTATTGAAAGACCGATTCAAGATGCTGCGGCAATCAATGAGCAAGCTGAACGCAGAAACACAGGAACTTGCACAGCGCGTTTTAGGAATGGAGGATACTATTCTTGAATGCTTCAGCGAGATCTATCAGATTCGAATCAACGGAATCAAGACCCGTATTCATGGGGACTATCACCTCGGTCAGGTATTGTTTACCGGGAAGGACTTTATCATTATCGATTTTGAAGGTGAGCCCGGATTCAGCTTCAGCGAAAGAAGATTGAAGAAGAGTCCATATAAAGATGTTGCAGGGATGATGCGGTCATTCCACTACGCAGCGTTTGGAAAGATATTATTGAATGAAAACTACCGTGAACAGGATCTTGAATTCCTCGAATCGTGGGCAGAACAATGGCAGCATTATGTCGGACGATTCTATCTCGGTGCATACATGGAGAAGATGGGATTGGGAACAGAGCTTCCTTATGAAGACGATGTGCTCATCCGGACTTATCTCATCGAGAAGGCAGTATATGAACTTGGCTATGAATTGAATGGCCGACCTGACTGGACGGTAATTCCATTGAGAGGAATTGAATACCAGGTGAATCGTTATTTACAGGATAAAGAGAAAAAGAAAACCAGCAATCGCAAGTAG